The following coding sequences lie in one Cydia fagiglandana chromosome 27, ilCydFagi1.1, whole genome shotgun sequence genomic window:
- the LOC134677879 gene encoding choline/ethanolamine kinase isoform X2: protein MAKKLQMCGTEEEMRDVAARICRNYLHGAWKTVDPSELDFKRISGGLSNFLYYVALPDDLSKAKLRESVSVEDPSYMGGVMSRSFSGEEPKKVLLRIYGQVHGQRAMDAIVTESVIFTLLSERRLGPKLWGVFSGGRIEEYIPARSLLTKELAEPALSMKIAEKMAAIHSMDIPLSKEPNWLWKTMGKWIKTAKEERLTGTGKNEEENNIIKRLRAVDFEKEVEWLKKFLSTVDSPVVFCHNDLQEGNILLLEDVHTDEEPTYRLHSYQEDSPRKSFDPLSQYEDANTVDSESSHISDSGEPKLVLIDFEYCAYNHRGFDIANHFQEWGYDYTNPEHPYYYENQENHPNLEQKEIFIREYLKHYNYYANDAKDATPSIDDVNHLLNEVDAFTIATHLMWCLWSIVNASKSQIPFGYWEFAMTRLESYIRMKQEVKKDKFGPQKRKICEVDI from the exons AAACTGCAGATGTGCGGTACGGAGGAAGAGATGCGTGATGTGGCGGCCAGGATCTGCAGGAACTATCTCCACGGAGCCTGGAAGACGGTGGACCCCTCGGAGCTGGACTTCAAGAGGATCAG TGGCGGGCTGTCAAATTTCCTGTACTACGTGGCGCTGCCAGATGACTTGTCCAAGGCCAAGCTGCGTGAGTCCGTGTCAGTGGAGGACCCCAGCTATATGGGGGGCGTCATGAGCAGGTCGTTCTCTGGCGAGGAGCCTAAAAAG GTCTTGCTCAGGATATACGGCCAGGTTCATGGTCAACGGGCCATGGACGCCATCGTGACAGAATCCGTCATTTTCACGCTGCTGTCAGAGAGGCGGCTGGGGCCCAAGCTGTGGGGTGTGTTCTCTGGGGGCAGGATAGAGGAATACATTCCT gcGAGATCCCTCCTCACAAAAGAGCTCGCCGAGCCGGCGCTATCCATGAAGATAGCCGAGAAGATGGCCGCCATACATTCCATGGACATACCGTTGTCGAAGGAACCCAACTGGCTGTGGAAGACCATGGGCAAGTGGATAAAGACCGCTAAAGAGGAGAGGCTCACGGGGACCGGCAAG AACGAAGAGGAGAATAACATCATCAAGCGGCTGAGAGCTGTAGATTTTGAGAAGGAGGTGGAATGGCTGAAGAAGTTCCTGTCGACAGTCGATTCTCCCGTTGTCTTCTGCCACAACGATTTGCAGGAGG GTAACATTCTGTTACTAGAAGACGTGCACACAGACGAAGAACCAACATACAGACTACACTCATACCAAGAAGACAGTCCCAGAAAGTCTTTCGACCCCTTATCGCAGTACGAAGATGCGAACACAGTCGACTCTGAATCCAGCCACATCTCAGATTCAGGGGAACCGAAGCTCGTACTGATAGATTTCGAGTACTGTGCTTATAACCACAGGGGGTTCGACATAGCCAACCATTTCCAAGAGTGGGGCTATGACTATACGAACCCCGAGCACCCTTATTATTATGAGAATCAGGAGAATCATCCGAATTTGGAGCAAAAG GAAATATTCATCCGCGAATATCTAAAGCACTACAACTACTATGCCAACGACGCGAAGGACGCAACGCCATCTATCGACGACGTGAATCATCTGCTCAACGAGGTTGACGCGTTCACGATCGCGACGCATCTGATGTGGTGTCTGTGGTCCATAGTCAACGCCAGTAAAAGCCAGATCCCCTTCGGTTATTGG GAATTCGCCATGACCCGGCTCGAATCGTACATCCGGATGAAACAGGAAGTGAAGAAAGATAAATTCGGTCCACAGAAGAGAAAGATCTGCGAAGTGGACATATGA
- the LOC134677879 gene encoding choline/ethanolamine kinase isoform X1 codes for MSFSIKNLSRIAKQCYKTYKDMTENSYRKLQMCGTEEEMRDVAARICRNYLHGAWKTVDPSELDFKRISGGLSNFLYYVALPDDLSKAKLRESVSVEDPSYMGGVMSRSFSGEEPKKVLLRIYGQVHGQRAMDAIVTESVIFTLLSERRLGPKLWGVFSGGRIEEYIPARSLLTKELAEPALSMKIAEKMAAIHSMDIPLSKEPNWLWKTMGKWIKTAKEERLTGTGKNEEENNIIKRLRAVDFEKEVEWLKKFLSTVDSPVVFCHNDLQEGNILLLEDVHTDEEPTYRLHSYQEDSPRKSFDPLSQYEDANTVDSESSHISDSGEPKLVLIDFEYCAYNHRGFDIANHFQEWGYDYTNPEHPYYYENQENHPNLEQKEIFIREYLKHYNYYANDAKDATPSIDDVNHLLNEVDAFTIATHLMWCLWSIVNASKSQIPFGYWEFAMTRLESYIRMKQEVKKDKFGPQKRKICEVDI; via the exons AAACTGCAGATGTGCGGTACGGAGGAAGAGATGCGTGATGTGGCGGCCAGGATCTGCAGGAACTATCTCCACGGAGCCTGGAAGACGGTGGACCCCTCGGAGCTGGACTTCAAGAGGATCAG TGGCGGGCTGTCAAATTTCCTGTACTACGTGGCGCTGCCAGATGACTTGTCCAAGGCCAAGCTGCGTGAGTCCGTGTCAGTGGAGGACCCCAGCTATATGGGGGGCGTCATGAGCAGGTCGTTCTCTGGCGAGGAGCCTAAAAAG GTCTTGCTCAGGATATACGGCCAGGTTCATGGTCAACGGGCCATGGACGCCATCGTGACAGAATCCGTCATTTTCACGCTGCTGTCAGAGAGGCGGCTGGGGCCCAAGCTGTGGGGTGTGTTCTCTGGGGGCAGGATAGAGGAATACATTCCT gcGAGATCCCTCCTCACAAAAGAGCTCGCCGAGCCGGCGCTATCCATGAAGATAGCCGAGAAGATGGCCGCCATACATTCCATGGACATACCGTTGTCGAAGGAACCCAACTGGCTGTGGAAGACCATGGGCAAGTGGATAAAGACCGCTAAAGAGGAGAGGCTCACGGGGACCGGCAAG AACGAAGAGGAGAATAACATCATCAAGCGGCTGAGAGCTGTAGATTTTGAGAAGGAGGTGGAATGGCTGAAGAAGTTCCTGTCGACAGTCGATTCTCCCGTTGTCTTCTGCCACAACGATTTGCAGGAGG GTAACATTCTGTTACTAGAAGACGTGCACACAGACGAAGAACCAACATACAGACTACACTCATACCAAGAAGACAGTCCCAGAAAGTCTTTCGACCCCTTATCGCAGTACGAAGATGCGAACACAGTCGACTCTGAATCCAGCCACATCTCAGATTCAGGGGAACCGAAGCTCGTACTGATAGATTTCGAGTACTGTGCTTATAACCACAGGGGGTTCGACATAGCCAACCATTTCCAAGAGTGGGGCTATGACTATACGAACCCCGAGCACCCTTATTATTATGAGAATCAGGAGAATCATCCGAATTTGGAGCAAAAG GAAATATTCATCCGCGAATATCTAAAGCACTACAACTACTATGCCAACGACGCGAAGGACGCAACGCCATCTATCGACGACGTGAATCATCTGCTCAACGAGGTTGACGCGTTCACGATCGCGACGCATCTGATGTGGTGTCTGTGGTCCATAGTCAACGCCAGTAAAAGCCAGATCCCCTTCGGTTATTGG GAATTCGCCATGACCCGGCTCGAATCGTACATCCGGATGAAACAGGAAGTGAAGAAAGATAAATTCGGTCCACAGAAGAGAAAGATCTGCGAAGTGGACATATGA
- the LOC134677879 gene encoding choline/ethanolamine kinase isoform X3, which produces MGGVMSRSFSGEEPKKVLLRIYGQVHGQRAMDAIVTESVIFTLLSERRLGPKLWGVFSGGRIEEYIPARSLLTKELAEPALSMKIAEKMAAIHSMDIPLSKEPNWLWKTMGKWIKTAKEERLTGTGKNEEENNIIKRLRAVDFEKEVEWLKKFLSTVDSPVVFCHNDLQEGNILLLEDVHTDEEPTYRLHSYQEDSPRKSFDPLSQYEDANTVDSESSHISDSGEPKLVLIDFEYCAYNHRGFDIANHFQEWGYDYTNPEHPYYYENQENHPNLEQKEIFIREYLKHYNYYANDAKDATPSIDDVNHLLNEVDAFTIATHLMWCLWSIVNASKSQIPFGYWEFAMTRLESYIRMKQEVKKDKFGPQKRKICEVDI; this is translated from the exons ATGGGGGGCGTCATGAGCAGGTCGTTCTCTGGCGAGGAGCCTAAAAAG GTCTTGCTCAGGATATACGGCCAGGTTCATGGTCAACGGGCCATGGACGCCATCGTGACAGAATCCGTCATTTTCACGCTGCTGTCAGAGAGGCGGCTGGGGCCCAAGCTGTGGGGTGTGTTCTCTGGGGGCAGGATAGAGGAATACATTCCT gcGAGATCCCTCCTCACAAAAGAGCTCGCCGAGCCGGCGCTATCCATGAAGATAGCCGAGAAGATGGCCGCCATACATTCCATGGACATACCGTTGTCGAAGGAACCCAACTGGCTGTGGAAGACCATGGGCAAGTGGATAAAGACCGCTAAAGAGGAGAGGCTCACGGGGACCGGCAAG AACGAAGAGGAGAATAACATCATCAAGCGGCTGAGAGCTGTAGATTTTGAGAAGGAGGTGGAATGGCTGAAGAAGTTCCTGTCGACAGTCGATTCTCCCGTTGTCTTCTGCCACAACGATTTGCAGGAGG GTAACATTCTGTTACTAGAAGACGTGCACACAGACGAAGAACCAACATACAGACTACACTCATACCAAGAAGACAGTCCCAGAAAGTCTTTCGACCCCTTATCGCAGTACGAAGATGCGAACACAGTCGACTCTGAATCCAGCCACATCTCAGATTCAGGGGAACCGAAGCTCGTACTGATAGATTTCGAGTACTGTGCTTATAACCACAGGGGGTTCGACATAGCCAACCATTTCCAAGAGTGGGGCTATGACTATACGAACCCCGAGCACCCTTATTATTATGAGAATCAGGAGAATCATCCGAATTTGGAGCAAAAG GAAATATTCATCCGCGAATATCTAAAGCACTACAACTACTATGCCAACGACGCGAAGGACGCAACGCCATCTATCGACGACGTGAATCATCTGCTCAACGAGGTTGACGCGTTCACGATCGCGACGCATCTGATGTGGTGTCTGTGGTCCATAGTCAACGCCAGTAAAAGCCAGATCCCCTTCGGTTATTGG GAATTCGCCATGACCCGGCTCGAATCGTACATCCGGATGAAACAGGAAGTGAAGAAAGATAAATTCGGTCCACAGAAGAGAAAGATCTGCGAAGTGGACATATGA